From Ursus arctos isolate Adak ecotype North America unplaced genomic scaffold, UrsArc2.0 scaffold_11, whole genome shotgun sequence, the proteins below share one genomic window:
- the CBR4 gene encoding 3-oxoacyl-[acyl-carrier-protein] reductase isoform X7 gives MDKVCAVFGGSRGIGRAVAQLMAQKGYRLAIVARNLEVASAAAGDLGGDHLAFSCDVAEERDVQNTFEEMEKKLGRVNFLVNAAGINRDSLLVRTKTEDMISQLHTNLLGSMLTCKVALKTMIQQQRGSIVNVGSVIGLKGNSGQSVYSAGKGGLVGFSRALAKEVARKKIRVNVVAPDTQKWSYWIIWYFYF, from the exons ATGGACAAAGTCTGTGCTGTTTTCGGAGGCTCCAGGGGCATTGGGAGGGCAGTGGCCCAGTTAATGGCCCAAAAAGGCTACCGACTGGCCATCGTCGCCAGAAATCTGGAAGTGGCCAGCGCCGCCGCCGGTGACCTCGGCG GAGATCATTTAGCATTTAGCTGTGATGTTGCTGAAGAACGTgatgttcaaaatacatttgaagagatggaaaaaaaattaggtcGAGTTAATTTCTTGGTAAACGCAGCTGGAATTAACAG ggatAGCCTTTTAGTAAGAACAAAAACTGAAGATATGATATCTCAGCTTCATACTAACCTCTTGGGTTCCATGCTGACTTGTAAAGTTGCCTTGAAGACTATGATTCAACAGCAGAGAGGGTCTATTGTTAATGTAG gaaGTGTTATTGGTTTAAAAGGCAATTCTGGCCAGTCTGTGTACAGTGCAGGTAAAGGAGGACTAGTTGGATTTTCACGCGCTCTTGCTAAAGAAgtagcaagaaagaaaattagagtgAATGTAGTTGCACCAG atacccagaagtggagttactggatcatatggtatttctatttttaa
- the CBR4 gene encoding 3-oxoacyl-[acyl-carrier-protein] reductase isoform X5, with the protein MDKVCAVFGGSRGIGRAVAQLMAQKGYRLAIVARNLEVASAAAGDLGGDHLAFSCDVAEERDVQNTFEEMEKKLGRVNFLVNAAGINRDSLLVRTKTEDMISQLHTNLLGSMLTCKVALKTMIQQQRGSIVNVGSVIGLKGNSGQSVYSAGKGGLVGFSRALAKEVARKKIRVNVVAPGDRQQPASSKDVVITCQ; encoded by the exons ATGGACAAAGTCTGTGCTGTTTTCGGAGGCTCCAGGGGCATTGGGAGGGCAGTGGCCCAGTTAATGGCCCAAAAAGGCTACCGACTGGCCATCGTCGCCAGAAATCTGGAAGTGGCCAGCGCCGCCGCCGGTGACCTCGGCG GAGATCATTTAGCATTTAGCTGTGATGTTGCTGAAGAACGTgatgttcaaaatacatttgaagagatggaaaaaaaattaggtcGAGTTAATTTCTTGGTAAACGCAGCTGGAATTAACAG ggatAGCCTTTTAGTAAGAACAAAAACTGAAGATATGATATCTCAGCTTCATACTAACCTCTTGGGTTCCATGCTGACTTGTAAAGTTGCCTTGAAGACTATGATTCAACAGCAGAGAGGGTCTATTGTTAATGTAG gaaGTGTTATTGGTTTAAAAGGCAATTCTGGCCAGTCTGTGTACAGTGCAGGTAAAGGAGGACTAGTTGGATTTTCACGCGCTCTTGCTAAAGAAgtagcaagaaagaaaattagagtgAATGTAGTTGCACCAG
- the CBR4 gene encoding 3-oxoacyl-[acyl-carrier-protein] reductase isoform X6 has translation MDKVCAVFGGSRGIGRAVAQLMAQKGYRLAIVARNLEVASAAAGDLGGDHLAFSCDVAEERDVQNTFEEMEKKLGRVNFLVNAAGINRDSLLVRTKTEDMISQLHTNLLGSMLTCKVALKTMIQQQRGSIVNVGSVIGLKGNSGQSVYSAGKGGLVGFSRALAKEVARKKIRVNVVAPDRGGNNFGERIKFIIF, from the exons ATGGACAAAGTCTGTGCTGTTTTCGGAGGCTCCAGGGGCATTGGGAGGGCAGTGGCCCAGTTAATGGCCCAAAAAGGCTACCGACTGGCCATCGTCGCCAGAAATCTGGAAGTGGCCAGCGCCGCCGCCGGTGACCTCGGCG GAGATCATTTAGCATTTAGCTGTGATGTTGCTGAAGAACGTgatgttcaaaatacatttgaagagatggaaaaaaaattaggtcGAGTTAATTTCTTGGTAAACGCAGCTGGAATTAACAG ggatAGCCTTTTAGTAAGAACAAAAACTGAAGATATGATATCTCAGCTTCATACTAACCTCTTGGGTTCCATGCTGACTTGTAAAGTTGCCTTGAAGACTATGATTCAACAGCAGAGAGGGTCTATTGTTAATGTAG gaaGTGTTATTGGTTTAAAAGGCAATTCTGGCCAGTCTGTGTACAGTGCAGGTAAAGGAGGACTAGTTGGATTTTCACGCGCTCTTGCTAAAGAAgtagcaagaaagaaaattagagtgAATGTAGTTGCACCAG